A part of Desulfobacter sp. genomic DNA contains:
- a CDS encoding ABC transporter substrate-binding protein yields the protein MDNLNAQPSPAGPGLFAWPGRAVLCLVLCLWASIALCADSFTIAKPFGPTSSSLDPARGSNGWYASEAGITETLFALDFDMSLKPWLARGFKNLSPQTWEIRLRDNISFHTGAPMTAQAVKNSLERLIDEKSDGFNKRIQGLLDIKSIQVTGDLSLTVETCHPHAGFIYNLTSPETAIVDPSGNKLAATGPFKLKKIVPSEKTIVTAFDGYWGGTPKIEQAELFIIKNPVSRMLAFESGKIDMATNFPELDALRLMQQGKSRIEHRPTARLCFFFVRVKDGPLADPIIRKALNFAIDRSQILDSVLGSIGGKVGASVFPKVLPWCRTDLSPYPYDPEKAVSLLESAGARDLDGDGIREKDNNPLHIEMWTYETRAALKPTLELIKSQLARVGIDAGIRVTKKGSPINQAMGQGRVHLNLQMWNTAPQGDPDAFLSDVFMTGARSNFMGYANPELDRLLKEARTCFDPADRIRLYNQVQKIIYDESPVIVLFHKAMVTAMSDRVNGYRIHPAEKYLLTHTIGKE from the coding sequence ATGGATAATTTAAATGCACAACCTTCCCCTGCCGGACCGGGCCTTTTTGCCTGGCCCGGCAGGGCCGTCCTCTGTCTGGTGCTCTGCCTGTGGGCGTCCATCGCCTTGTGCGCAGACTCTTTTACCATTGCCAAACCCTTTGGCCCCACGAGTTCCAGCCTGGACCCGGCAAGGGGGTCAAACGGCTGGTATGCCAGTGAGGCCGGTATCACGGAAACCCTGTTTGCCCTTGATTTTGATATGAGCCTGAAACCCTGGCTGGCCCGGGGGTTCAAGAATCTATCTCCCCAGACCTGGGAAATCCGCCTCCGGGATAATATTTCTTTTCACACCGGGGCCCCGATGACGGCCCAGGCGGTGAAAAACTCCCTTGAACGCCTGATCGATGAAAAAAGCGATGGATTTAACAAGCGGATCCAGGGTCTTTTGGATATAAAATCCATCCAGGTCACAGGGGACCTTTCCCTGACCGTGGAGACCTGCCATCCCCATGCCGGCTTTATTTACAATCTAACCTCGCCGGAAACGGCAATCGTTGACCCGTCCGGAAACAAACTTGCCGCGACAGGTCCGTTTAAACTTAAAAAGATCGTGCCCAGCGAGAAAACCATTGTCACCGCCTTTGACGGATATTGGGGCGGCACTCCCAAAATTGAGCAGGCTGAACTTTTTATCATCAAAAATCCGGTATCCCGGATGCTGGCCTTTGAGTCGGGTAAAATCGACATGGCCACCAACTTTCCGGAACTGGATGCCCTGCGCCTGATGCAGCAGGGCAAAAGCAGGATTGAACACCGTCCCACAGCCCGGCTTTGTTTTTTCTTTGTAAGGGTCAAGGACGGCCCCCTGGCCGACCCCATAATCCGCAAAGCCCTTAATTTCGCCATTGACCGCAGCCAGATCCTTGACTCAGTGCTGGGCAGCATCGGCGGAAAAGTGGGGGCGTCGGTCTTTCCCAAAGTACTGCCCTGGTGCCGCACAGACCTTTCCCCTTACCCCTATGATCCTGAAAAGGCGGTTTCCCTTCTGGAATCGGCCGGGGCCAGGGATCTGGACGGTGACGGAATAAGGGAAAAGGACAATAACCCCCTGCATATAGAGATGTGGACATACGAAACCCGGGCCGCATTGAAACCGACCCTGGAACTGATCAAGTCCCAGCTGGCCCGGGTGGGCATTGATGCCGGCATCCGGGTGACCAAAAAAGGGTCTCCCATCAACCAGGCCATGGGGCAGGGCCGGGTCCACCTCAACCTACAGATGTGGAACACCGCCCCCCAGGGAGATCCGGATGCATTTCTTTCAGATGTGTTCATGACCGGGGCAAGGTCAAATTTCATGGGCTATGCCAACCCGGAACTGGACAGACTGCTCAAGGAGGCCAGGACCTGCTTTGACCCGGCAGACCGTATCCGCCTGTACAACCAGGTCCAGAAGATCATCTATGATGAGAGCCCGGTCATCGTCCTTTTTCACAAAGCCATGGTCACAGCCATGTCAGACCGTGTCAATGGATACAGGATCCATCCGGCTGAAAAATACCTCTTAACCCATACCATTGGCAAAGAATAG
- a CDS encoding ATP-binding cassette domain-containing protein, translated as MPDPLIQIENFGVAFRAQSRRFGRSSLFWGVKQICLTLEKGDSFCLIGESGSGKSTLALALAGLQSFQEGHLMFKGKKITRSGNRNHKMLMKKTQMVFQDPVQALNPFQPLRRSLEEPLAARGIRPSERQALLAPLIRDTGLTTDLLERKPVQASGGQNQRVCIARSLATRPELLILDEPLTALDSLIKTRITRLLCRIKEKYPITCFTITHDMALVKAMATRIGVIYLGRILETGSKSTLLSEPAHPYTRALLSASFTPGIWKGKRLVLKGEAPSAQDLPRGCIFHTRCPEAAAVCRKKAPDAVRLSSTHYVSCHMYGEHPCRVF; from the coding sequence GTGCCCGACCCATTGATTCAAATTGAAAATTTTGGCGTCGCCTTCAGGGCACAATCCCGCAGGTTCGGCCGCAGTTCCCTGTTCTGGGGAGTCAAACAGATCTGCTTAACCCTGGAAAAAGGGGATTCCTTCTGCCTGATCGGCGAAAGCGGATCAGGCAAGAGCACCCTTGCCCTGGCCCTTGCAGGACTGCAGTCCTTTCAGGAGGGGCACCTGATGTTCAAGGGGAAGAAAATAACAAGATCCGGCAACAGGAACCATAAGATGCTGATGAAAAAAACCCAGATGGTATTCCAGGATCCTGTGCAGGCGTTAAACCCTTTCCAGCCCTTGCGCCGGTCCCTTGAAGAACCCCTGGCCGCCAGGGGGATCAGGCCGTCAGAGCGGCAGGCCCTTCTTGCCCCGCTCATCCGGGATACCGGTCTGACAACCGATCTGCTGGAACGAAAGCCGGTTCAGGCATCCGGCGGCCAGAACCAGCGGGTCTGCATCGCAAGATCTCTGGCCACCCGGCCTGAACTACTCATCCTGGATGAACCCCTGACAGCCCTGGACAGCCTGATCAAGACCCGGATCACCCGTCTGCTGTGCCGGATCAAGGAAAAGTATCCCATAACCTGCTTTACCATTACCCATGACATGGCCCTGGTCAAGGCCATGGCCACCCGGATAGGGGTCATCTACCTTGGACGGATTCTGGAAACCGGCTCAAAATCCACCCTTTTGTCTGAACCGGCCCATCCCTACACCCGGGCGCTTTTGTCTGCCTCTTTTACGCCGGGGATCTGGAAGGGAAAACGGCTGGTGCTCAAGGGGGAGGCGCCGTCTGCCCAGGACCTGCCCCGGGGCTGTATTTTCCATACCCGGTGCCCCGAGGCTGCAGCCGTGTGCAGAAAAAAGGCGCCGGATGCTGTCCGGCTTTCATCCACTCACTATGTATCCTGCCATATGTACGGGGAGCATCCATGTCGGGTCTTTTAA
- a CDS encoding ABC transporter permease — MSGLLIKKTAGMALVLFGASFLTYAMILLAPGDAAREIAVARYGGESQLDSATVEWIREKEGLDQPFLVQYGRWLSHVVRLDFGYSLVEEANVFHLICQRFSKTFELAAVSILIALAVALPLGTLAGLNRGSWLDSVSVSLSVLGLSIPNFWLGILLITFFAVHLHWLPSFGTGGWQHLIMPALTLGTSITAYIARLLRLSIIQTLASDHILALRARGTDAPRVLGKHVLKNTLIPLVTIVGLEFGLILEGAVITEVVFSWPGLGSLMVDAICNRDYPLIQGVVLFTGTIFVLINFTVDLICGTLDPRIRIQ, encoded by the coding sequence ATGTCGGGTCTTTTAATCAAAAAAACAGCAGGAATGGCATTGGTGCTCTTCGGGGCCTCCTTTCTCACCTATGCCATGATTCTTCTGGCCCCGGGGGATGCAGCAAGGGAGATCGCCGTTGCCAGGTACGGGGGGGAAAGCCAACTGGACAGCGCCACCGTGGAATGGATCAGGGAAAAAGAGGGACTGGACCAGCCCTTTCTTGTCCAGTACGGTCGATGGCTCTCCCATGTTGTCCGGCTTGATTTCGGATACTCCCTGGTGGAAGAAGCAAATGTTTTTCATCTGATCTGTCAAAGATTTTCAAAAACCTTTGAACTGGCCGCAGTCTCCATTCTCATCGCCCTGGCCGTGGCCCTGCCCCTGGGAACCCTGGCAGGTCTTAACCGGGGGTCCTGGCTGGATTCGGTATCGGTTTCCCTGTCCGTGCTGGGACTTTCCATCCCCAATTTCTGGCTGGGGATTCTCCTGATCACCTTTTTTGCGGTGCACCTTCACTGGCTCCCCAGTTTCGGAACCGGGGGATGGCAGCATCTGATCATGCCCGCCCTGACCCTGGGTACATCCATTACCGCTTATATTGCCAGGCTGCTGCGCCTTTCCATCATCCAGACCCTGGCGTCAGACCATATCCTTGCCCTGAGGGCCAGGGGGACAGACGCTCCAAGGGTTCTGGGAAAACATGTGCTCAAGAACACCCTGATCCCGCTGGTCACCATTGTCGGCCTGGAATTCGGCCTGATCCTTGAAGGGGCTGTGATAACGGAAGTGGTGTTTTCATGGCCGGGACTGGGCAGCCTCATGGTGGACGCCATCTGCAACCGGGACTATCCCCTGATTCAGGGGGTGGTATTATTTACCGGGACGATTTTTGTTTTGATCAATTTCACCGTGGATCTGATCTGCGGCACACTGGACCCAAGGATACGGATACAATGA
- a CDS encoding ABC transporter ATP-binding protein encodes MTGTHQPGPNILSVTRLNVAVRAKKENRVLLKDVDFCLARGEIHGLVGESGCGKSLFARSLVRLEAPARIISGAILIDGVNVADNAARAADPFRGTKISLVLQNPESAMDPVFTMANQFRDALSILPKPAQSMDRVYHLLEEVGIASPKLRCRQYPHQWSRGMLQRAQLVMALLAAPSAMILDEVTSALDPTIALQIIELISRLRQTRQTAFILITHDLAMAAHVCDRISVMHQGTILETQDVEALFNHPEHEYTSQLISGTGISEENLCPTH; translated from the coding sequence ATGACCGGTACACACCAGCCAGGCCCAAACATTCTGAGCGTCACCCGGCTTAACGTGGCGGTCCGGGCCAAAAAAGAGAACCGGGTCCTGTTAAAGGATGTGGATTTCTGCCTTGCCCGGGGGGAGATCCATGGGCTTGTGGGGGAATCCGGGTGCGGAAAAAGCCTTTTTGCCCGGAGTCTTGTCCGGCTGGAGGCCCCGGCCCGTATTATATCCGGCGCCATTCTGATTGATGGCGTCAATGTGGCGGACAATGCAGCACGGGCCGCAGACCCTTTCCGGGGGACAAAGATATCCCTGGTGCTCCAGAATCCGGAATCGGCCATGGACCCGGTATTTACCATGGCCAACCAGTTCCGGGATGCCCTTTCCATCCTTCCCAAACCTGCACAATCCATGGACCGGGTGTATCATCTGCTGGAAGAGGTGGGCATTGCGTCTCCAAAATTACGGTGCCGCCAATACCCCCACCAGTGGAGCCGGGGCATGCTCCAGCGGGCCCAGCTGGTCATGGCCCTGCTGGCCGCTCCCAGTGCCATGATTCTGGATGAGGTCACCTCAGCCCTTGATCCCACCATTGCCCTGCAGATCATTGAACTGATTTCCCGGCTCAGGCAGACCCGGCAGACAGCCTTTATCCTCATCACCCATGACCTGGCCATGGCGGCCCATGTCTGCGACCGGATATCGGTGATGCACCAGGGCACCATCCTTGAAACCCAGGATGTGGAAGCCCTCTTTAACCACCCGGAACATGAGTACACAAGCCAGCTCATATCCGGCACCGGCATCAGTGAGGAAAACCTGTGCCCGACCCATTGA